DNA from Intestinimonas massiliensis (ex Afouda et al. 2020):
TGCCCGTGGGCTTGACCAGCAGGACCACGATCAGGATGGCAAAAACCACGCCGTCCTTCCACACGGACAGTCCCGCGGCGGAGACCAGCGCCTCGGCCATGCCGATGGCGAAGCCGCCGATGACCGCCCCGGGAATGGAGCCGATGCCGCCCAGCACGGCGGCCACGAAGGCCTTCAGGCCCAGCATGGAGCCCATGGTGGGGCTGGCCTGGGGGTAGGCACACATGTACAGCACCGAGCCGATGCCCGCCAGTGCGGAACCCACGGCAAAGGTGAAGGAGATGGTCTTATTGATGTTGATGCCCATGAGCTGGGCGGCGCCCATATCCTCGGACACGGCCCGCATGGCCTTGCCCAGCTTGGTCCCCTGCACCAGGAAGGTGAGCAGAAGCATGGCCGCCACCGAGACCAGGATGGTGATCAGGGCCGCATAGCTGATACTAATGCCGCCCACGCTCAGGTTGCCGGTGACCATGGGGTCCATGCTCTTGG
Protein-coding regions in this window:
- a CDS encoding branched-chain amino acid ABC transporter permease, with the protein product MSLVIAQIINGLQTGSIFALVALGYSMVYGIILLLNFAHGDIIMVGAYMTFYAITTFHLHPLLSVVLAVVVSTLLGVVIEKVAYTPLRSAPRLSLLITAIGISFLLENGAQLIFGADSKSMDPMVTGNLSVGGISISYAALITILVSVAAMLLLTFLVQGTKLGKAMRAVSEDMGAAQLMGININKTISFTFAVGSALAGIGSVLYMCAYPQASPTMGSMLGLKAFVAAVLGGIGSIPGAVIGGFAIGMAEALVSAAGLSVWKDGVVFAILIVVLLVKPTGILGRPITEKV